In Myxococcota bacterium, the DNA window GTTTCGAGAAGATGGCGTCTACACTCTTGAGGCCAGCGTTTCGCCGAAGGTAATCGAGTGGAGCCGAGACTGACTCGGGCAGGGCTGAGGCGCTGGCCGTACTCATCTTGAGAGCGCCCGGGCTTCTGGGGATGGCGCTCGGCTTCACGCGGACCAACAGCTGCCCAGGGACGTGAGCCAAGCGTTCGTTGGGCGGCTTTCTGCGGGATTCCATGAGGTCTCCTTCTACGGGATGATCTTGCAGACCTTCGCGACCGCGTCGAGGAACCTGACCAAGGACGAGAGGACGTCCGCGATCGTGCCCTGGCCGTTCTTCCGGAGGAAGGCGATCGCTTTCTTGAGAATTGGCTTCACCTTCGGCCAGTTCTTGCAGAACTCACGAATGGCCGTCAGTGCGGCGCCAATTCCGCCGAGTGCCTTGATGGTCGGCTTGCTTTTTCGCTCCTTCGCGATCGCGCTCTCGATGGCCTTTGCGCTCTTCTCGAGGCTGCGTGCAGTTGCGGGCTTCTTTTTCGCTGCCATGGGTCTCTCCTTCGGTGGAAGCGCGTTTGTCATATGAGATACGACACAGTGCTACGTCACTCGACCCTGTACCAAGCGCCGTGTTGGTGTGGACCCGCAATCTCACTTGCGCCGTCGCCATTTCCACGACGTCGTTTCGGTGGGGGCGCAGCCGGCAGAGCTGGACGGCTGGCGCATTTGGTCCCAATGCTGGCCCGCCATCTCCGCATGTGCGAAAGATCCAAGAGTTTCAGAGGCTTGCGAGGTTGCTTCGGGCGATGGCGCCTAAGGTGCTCGTGGAAGCCCGAGAAGGCGGTGCAGTTTCCTCGACCAGGTGAATGCCGCGGCGATCAGGGAAACTCTGAGAGGGCTCCTACGGCCTCTGAATTCGCATTCTGTTCCTGGTGCCGTTGGTTTCGGGCCGTCGGGCGGGGAGGTTCAGTGCCCACCTGATCGTCAACTCGTCTGTGACTCCTCCGAGGCGGATAATTCCCTTCTTGTTCTATCGGCGTCCCCTTCGCCGGCAATTTCGCTTGTCGGTTCCTCCGAGGATGCGGCCCCTCCAACAAGCTCGATGCAGCTTGGGTGAGAGCCGCCGATGGGCGTAGTCCATAAGGGATCGCCCGTATGGAGGTCTCAAACCGAGAACGAAAGGACAACAGAACATGACCCTCCCACCTACGAACCACCCGATCTCAGCTAGCTCTTTGGAGTACCGAGCCCGAGTCGATGCCATCCTGAAGAGCCGATTCTGTACGTCGATCAGAGACTTGTCTGCGGAATCGGTCGTGGAGGCGGCACGGTTCGCCGAGTACTCACCCAAGGAGTGCGTCGATTGGCTTGCGATGATCGACGGCCTCTGACGGAAAGAGCTAGGTTCGATGACGGAGAGTATGGCCGTCGAGCCCACGCCGCGGCGCGACGAGGCCAATCGCGGACGCGGCCTTTCGGTTGCGCAGTGCTGGTTCGCCGGCGAGTTCGCTTTTGGGCCTTGGCAAGCGGGGCCGGTGGGTTTCGCGGGGCGGAGGTTCCGGTCGCAGGAGATCCTGGCGCGGTCATTCCGGTGCGAGGCGTGCCATAAGCAGCACCTGATGCCTAGAGCTTGGCCCGTCGAGCGAACGCCTCTGAGTGACTTTAAAGGGCCTCCCTCGAAGCGGCGGACTCGATACTCCCTTTAGAGGTGTGTGCCAGGGGTCTTTCCTGAAGAAGGGACACGGCTGGCTCTGCGTCGAGGAACTCGAGCTCGACCAGAATCCAGCCCCGGGCAAGCGCACCGTCGGGCTGATCACAGTTGCACCCAGCGTCATCGCTGAAACGAGGGGCTACAGGACGGAATCTAGCCGTGCGGTGTCCATCCTACGTTTTGCATCGATGAGACGGTCGAGGTCATGAGCGGCCAATGGCGGCAGCTGTGTCTCCACCATCTCAAGGCGGCCCTGTTCCTGAACGCGGAATGGCCAAGTCAAGGCTAGACCGAAGGCTGGATGAGGGGCTGAAACTATGTGTGTCCGTCCAGCGCCATTGGCGAGGGACTCGACCAACTCGGCAAGCCAAGCTCCGGTAGCAAGATTTCGTGGTCGTCCGCCCTCGGTGATCCGCGGAAGGTGAGTGCGAATATCGCGCGCCACGCGACTGTAGTCTTCCTCTGGCTCGAACACAGGTATGGCGTTCCTTCCGTGTTCGCCGACGATAGTGATCGGCTTGCACGGCAATCTCCGAATGCGAAGGGAATGCCGTAGACGGGCGAAATCGAGATCGCCGCCAAATCCGATGACGGGGCCCGCGCGAGCGCCGAGATGGTCTCGCACGACGCTTGTAACATCATCGACCGGGCTAGCAATCACGATGACTATGGAGTCATCGCGCGGCGAGACAGTGTCGCACACTCTGCGCAGCATCTCCGCGTTCTGGTCGAACACGAACCCCGCAGAGGCACCTTCTGGGATCTGCATGCCAGAGGAGAGGACGATTGCCTCCGCTTCGCCGGACGCATGAGCGTCGACGACTCGAATCGGAAAGAGTGGGTCGATGGTTGAGCTAACGGCGTCGAGATACGCAGCTTCGGCAGACACCCTTCGATGTGATGCGATCCTTAGCTCCTCGATTCCGTGCGCATTCAGCAGGCCGTGCACGAGGGCGGCACCTGAGTTCCCGGTTCCGAAGACTGAGACGATCATTTCTTGGTTCTCAAGCAGGTCATCTAGGCGCCAGACTCCCACCGCAAGATTGTCGCTTCGGCTCGGACCTCGATCGCTGGGGGGTTGGTCACGGCGCCTAGCTCTTCACGGACACGATCGTCAGCTCTGAGGGTCCAAGCTCTAAGCTCTTCGCGGGACTCGAACGGAAGTTTTCCGAACGAGAATATTGTCCCTTCTTCATAGACTACCGCTTCGCTGACGTCGAGTTCGAGACGTTTGAGGCGATCGCCCTCCGTGAGAAAGGCTTGACGTACTTCCCGTGTCGACTTCGGCATTCGCATGACGATGTCGCACCGATAGATCGGTGTATTCAGTGTCTGCTCGACTCCCTCAATGCTCTCAAGGTCGATGGTCGGGGGGGCATAGTCGGCGAAGTCCTGCTGTGCGTCGTCATCCTGCCGCCGGTAGAGAATCTGCGCTAGTTCGACCCTCGCATTGGGTATAGAAGTGCAACGTGCTACGGCCTTCTGTGCGAGGGATTTGGCTTGCTCTGCTGGTAGCCGATCCCCGATGAGCATCTCCGCAGTTGGCGACATCGTAGACCGATCCGTGGACAGCTGCTGCGCACCGCGGAGCTTCTGGCATTCCCGAAGATCGAGTCTTGTTGCATCCCGCACGTGAACATAGACCGAATAGGACCCGGTCGGACGAGGCGATGCTGAATTCCCGCCCATGACCGATCGTCTGGCTTCTTCAATCAACTCGTCGGCTTCCCGCTGGCTGAGGCGATCAAAGAGTGAATCGAAGTAGCGCTGGATGGCGAGGTAAGCTCTGCTTCCTCCCTTGATCTCGAGTTGGGGACCGTCATTGGACGCGAGCCTATCGAATGCGAAGCTCTGCCACGCTACTTCATTGGTTGCGTAGACGGTGTACGGGATCGGGTCGTGAGTGAAGCGAATCGTGATGCCCTCTGTTGCGCCGTTGATGCGGTCGGGGTGGGACTCCAACCACTCTCTGAGATGGCCACGAATACGGTTGCTGATGTGATCGTCTTCTCTTTCTAACTGCAGCGAGCGCTGTCTTGCGGCTTCGCTATCCGGGTGGCACAAGACGATTTGGGCCACGCCGCCTCGCGTCAAGAACCGATCGAGATGCCGGTGTTCGACGAATCGGGGTAGGCAGTATTGCAGGATCCAGAGCCGTTTTGCGCCATCAATCGCTGGTCCGAGGCGGTTGTAGGGAAACCGCGGCGGGAGGTCGGTGTAGCCGACGTGGAGAGCGCGTCTCAAGTTGATCGTGCGATCTACGACGTGCTCGCGTCGAATGAAGAGGAACAGGTGTCGGGGCTCGCTGGTGAGATCGCGCTTGTCTTGCAGCGCCTTGATCTCCTCCTGTAGCTCGGGGACTACCTCATTGATCCTCGCGATCGCGACGTCGACTGAGGGATCTGAGTGTCCGTCGTCGGGCCTTGGAACTTGCGAGAGTGCTGCCTTGATCTGGCCGCCGTAGTTGCGGAACGTAGCTTCGGCGTGACGAGTCTCTTTGGCGATGCGATCACAATCGAACGCGAGAACTCGCTCTCCGGATGGAAGCACGTGTTCCTTGAATTGGTCTATGTGCTGCGATGCGGCGGTGTTGTCGGCCTTCTCGAGCGCCTCCGCAAGTCCCCGGGCTAAAGCGTTCCATTCTTCTTGCGTAGGCAGGTTTAGCTTGGTCGTAGGTGTCACGTAGATCTCGACTTTGCGGTCGGCGGCCGTGTAGTTGAGTTGCAGCTTCGGAAGCGGGTGTGCTGGAGAAACCGAACACATGTGCCGCACAGAGATGGTGCAGCTGGACCGCCGCAGTGTAACCGGTCCATTTGTTTGGAGGAATTCTCTGTGTGTGGATCGCAAACGAGAAGCTGTTTGTAGTTGTTTCGTCTCGTGGGGGCCTTCTTGCGCGCAGGAGCTTCAGACATACCGCGCCTGCTAGTCCTACGCTGCACGCCTGCAGGGCCAAAATTGGCTCGTCACGTTGGGAAAAAAGATCAATAATATCAAATACTTGAAATCGGACCTGCCGACCAAAGAGAGTCGTTCTCGTTGAGCCATTTCGGCTCGCTCGATAGGAGAACGAGGATGAGACGATGTCTCGCATTGGCCATTGCTATGGGGTTGTTGGGTATGGGGGGCGCGGTCGCCGATTCGCGCCCGGCGCGTCAACCGACGCGGGTTCATGAGCTCGAGTTCGCTCGTACGGTTCGAGCGCTCCAGCTGAAGATCGCGCGGCTGCAGCGCGAAGTGAGTCTGCTCCGGTCGTGCCGTGAGGAGCTGCTCGTTTGCAATGCCACGAAGGTCAACCATTGCGATGTCGACGGCTGACGCCGCTAACCGCATCGCCTAGGAGCATTCAGCCTTGAGTGCTCCTAGGCCGTGCTGGTGGTTCCTCACGTAGGGGTGGTCGTTTTGCGAATCGCATCTGAGTGCGCGTATGGCAATGCGATAGATCGCGGTTGCCAACGGTGCTGGTCCGCCAGCGATATCGCTTGGGTGGATGAGCAGTCGGCCACGGAGCTCTCTAGGGCAGGCATTGCGAGTTCTCTCGGCGATTCGGTCTAGCGGTTCCGCCGCGCTGCTTCGACGTCGATTCGGACCGGATGTCCGTGCTGCTCGAGGAGATAGACGAGGTTCGATCCGTCGATCAGCGAGATCGGCTTGTCTTTGGCAAACTCTCTTGCCTGCGCGCCGAAGTGGGCCGTCGTTACAAGAAGGCCCTTCGCGGCGCCCTCATTGAGCATGGTCCCGTAGAGGTCGCGGACGGCTGAGACGGGCACGGCTTTGGTGTAGCGCTTGGCCTGGATCACGAACTTCCCGCCCCGAATCGGGTCCGGGTCGAACACGACGGCGTCCACGCCACCATCTTGGCTGGATCTCGTGACCTTCACTTCGGCGCCATGCTCGGAGAACATCTTCGCGAAGAGCTCTCTGACGAGGTGTTCAAACTCCTCCCACGGGATCTCGGCGAGATTGGTCAGAGCGTTGAGCTCCGCGAGCATCTCGCGGGATTCAACGAATCTCGGATCATCCCGATTGAAGGTCATGATCGGTTGAACTGGTGCGACCTGGGAGAGGGGGCCTGCGATTAGGCCCTTTAGCTGTTTGATGCACTCCGTCGGATCCACCCGGGCGAGATTGAGGCCGTCGAACTGCTCTCTGGCTTCACTAACCGACAGGAAGCACGACGTTTGATCGTGTCCAGTCGCTTTGTCGATGACCGTGGTCCAGACGTTGGCAACGACCCGAGCGACGTGCTCCGTGTACACAGACTCAAACACCTCGTGCATGACCCTCAGAGCCAGCTGCTTGATGGCTGAGTCGTAGAGATCCTCACGCTCGCGCTTCTTCAGCTCTACGGGCGCGATCGCACGGTTTCGATCAGTAAGCTTGTAGGAGGCGATGGCTGAGACGTCGTCGGGGCCAGGGACCGAGATGTCGGCGATGATCGTGCGGCTTTCTTCATCGAACCTCGCGATGATCGATGGGATCAGCCGAGCAGGGTAGGCGGAGCGCTCGAAGACCATCGAGACGTACTCTTCGATCGCCTCGCGCTGTCCGGCTTCGAATGCAGCCTGAAAGGCCCCAATGGAGCGGTTCTTCTCTTCCTTCGCCTTTCGGAAGATCTCCGCCGCCTCATCCTCTCGCTGATCATGTGTGGCCTTGAGTTCGCGCGTTCGAGACCGATGCGCGGAGAGTTCCTCTTGGTGCTGGGCAACCTTGCGGTTCCAGGCGGGCGGCCAGAGGTAGAGAAGGAAGGTCCGTTCAGGGGCGTTCGGCTCTGGGTCCGGTTCGAACACCTCGCGGGCATACTCCCGCGTCTCGAGCAGAGACGGCCAGTGAATGCGGTCGTCTATGGAGAGCGTGGCTTCGAGCGTTCCCCGGAGCTGCTCGACTTCCTCCTGAGCAATGCGCGTCATCTCTGCGGCGCGCTCTCGCAGGTCCTGTTTTGCTTCCGCGACACGCTCGCGGAGTTCGCGATTGGCCCATGTCTGGAGTTGTCTTCTGGCCTTTTGTTCGACCTCGCTGCGGAGCTTGGCCTTGACGATCTTCGAGAGGCCGAGGAACTCATTCTCCAGTGTTGCGCAGTACATCGGAGCCTTGCGGTAGTTCCCGGCGGGCGTGATCCAGTCTTCGACTACGTCGATGACATACTCACGACTCTCGATATCGCGGACGATGTCGTTCTCGTCGATCTGGGTCGGCATGGTGGGGTGGCTTCTCTCGGTGTCGTGGTTCCCTATCAGAGGGTCGGAGTGCTCGTGCCGCTATGTGGCCAAAACCACCCGATCTGCCTCGTCCTAGTCCTTGTAGAAGTACGTGATTCGCTTGCCGTAGGCCTTCGCGAAGCTCTGAAGCTCCACGACGTCAACGCGCCGGTCTCCACTCTCGCACCTCGAGACGAAACTCTGATTGGTACGGAGGCGTTTCGCAGCCTCCATCTGAGTGAGTCCCGCATCGTGGCGAGCGGCAACGAGCAGCTTGAGGAAGCGTTGGTACGCAGGCTTGCGGGTCGCGGGCATCGGCATCTCGCGACCATCGATCTCTCTCGTGACTATGCGGATACTGCATGAGCGGGCGCGTCCCTGCTCGGCCGTTGCCGCGGTTGGCGCAATCTCTCTTGCAGTTTTCGGAAGGACCGGGTTGCACCGTAGAATGACCTAGGGACGGTCTGGTAACGGTGAACTGACTCTCGGCCGTCTCTTGATTGCGATGACGGCCCCGGGGCTAAAGAGAGCGCCGAGGGCCTGCACAACCTGGAGTGGAGACCGTGCCTAATCCGTCGCGAAGTCAGATCAAGAAGCGTGTGATCCACAACTTGTCGATCGTGAGTGGCTATAGCGAAGAGAGCATCAAGGAGACCCACTCTCTGAAGAACCACTTAGACATGGGCGTGCGACAGAGGGAGAGCCTTGCGCCCGGGTTCGAGGTTATCGCGCGGGAGTACAACTCGGACGCTGTCATCTCCAAGGCTGAGTGCGGCCGGCTGGCGACCGTGAAGGCGAGCATCGACCTGGTCTGGTCGCGGGCAAAGGGTAGTAGTTGATGCGGCGGGTTCAGCGGGCAGGGAGTGCTCTTCTGTTGCTCCTACTTGCGATCCTCATTGGGGCGCCTGGGACAGCGCAAGAGGAGGTGCCGGGCACCGATGGCGGAGCGGACTGGCTGTCGTGGTCGCGGATTAGCCTTCGCCGGTCGTTTCAGTCTGAGAAGCAACGGGCCGACGCCGCGTCATTGGGTCTGAGTGCGCCGCGAGGGGCAAGCGACACCTTCTCG includes these proteins:
- a CDS encoding restriction endonuclease, which gives rise to MPTQIDENDIVRDIESREYVIDVVEDWITPAGNYRKAPMYCATLENEFLGLSKIVKAKLRSEVEQKARRQLQTWANRELRERVAEAKQDLRERAAEMTRIAQEEVEQLRGTLEATLSIDDRIHWPSLLETREYAREVFEPDPEPNAPERTFLLYLWPPAWNRKVAQHQEELSAHRSRTRELKATHDQREDEAAEIFRKAKEEKNRSIGAFQAAFEAGQREAIEEYVSMVFERSAYPARLIPSIIARFDEESRTIIADISVPGPDDVSAIASYKLTDRNRAIAPVELKKREREDLYDSAIKQLALRVMHEVFESVYTEHVARVVANVWTTVIDKATGHDQTSCFLSVSEAREQFDGLNLARVDPTECIKQLKGLIAGPLSQVAPVQPIMTFNRDDPRFVESREMLAELNALTNLAEIPWEEFEHLVRELFAKMFSEHGAEVKVTRSSQDGGVDAVVFDPDPIRGGKFVIQAKRYTKAVPVSAVRDLYGTMLNEGAAKGLLVTTAHFGAQAREFAKDKPISLIDGSNLVYLLEQHGHPVRIDVEAARRNR
- a CDS encoding helix-turn-helix transcriptional regulator, whose protein sequence is MPATRKPAYQRFLKLLVAARHDAGLTQMEAAKRLRTNQSFVSRCESGDRRVDVVELQSFAKAYGKRITYFYKD